DNA from Parageobacillus thermoglucosidasius:
GAAGCAGCTCTCGTCTTTTATGATCATACGTATCATCCAAACCGCGGAATCGATATTGTACGGAAAGACGGCAAAACGTTTGACGTCACCGCCGCATTGAGCGGAACGGTAACAAAAGCGGAAAAAGACCCGATTTTAGGCCATGTCGTCGAAATCGATCATGAAAACGGCGTTGTCACCGTTTACCAATCGCTTGCTGACGTGAAAGTGAAAGCTGGCGACGAGGTAAAACAAGGGGAAGTGATCGGAAAAGCGGGGCAAAGCCAATTTAACCAAGAAGCAGGCATTCACGCCCACTTTGAAATCCGCAAAGACGATAAGCCGGTCAACCCGATCGATTACATTGACAAACCGCTCACTGCCCTGACGAAGCAACAAGACGGAAAGGAAACCGAGACTGAACAAAACGATGCGGCGTCAACCGAGGAACAAACGAAAGAAAACGAACCATCTTCATCTGATGAACAAAGCCAGTTGAATGAAGAAGCACCGTCAACGGAGCAGTCCACCGATGAAGACGCAACGACGCCAAGCGATGAACAATCTTACAAAACGCCAGACGCCTCGATTGGCATGGCAAGAACGTGATAAACGCTCGCCTGTTTCCTCCTTGCTCGAAAAGGAAGGAAGCAGGCGATTTCTTTTTATGAAAAACAGAAAAGGAAAAACATTTCAAAAAGCGAATAAATAACGATAGAGGAACGAGCACAAGGAGGAATACAATTTGGACTATTTGCATTATCCGTATCCGTCGCGGCGGATGGTGACATTTGCGGCTAACGGCATGGTGGCGACCTCGCAGCCGCTGGCGGCGCAGGCTGGATTGGACATATTAAAAAAAGGTGGAAATGCGATAGATGCCGCGATTGCGACTGCCGCCTGCCTGACGGTCGTTGAACCGACCTCGAACGGCATCGGCGGCGACGCGTTTGCGATTGTCTGGACAAATGGCAAGCTGTATGGATTAAATGCCAGCGGCTATTCCCCAAAATCAATTTCGCTCGAAGCAGTAAAAGAACGGGGATATACCGAAATTCCCGAACACGGCTGGATTCCGGTTACCGTTCCCGGTGCGCCGGCCGCTTGGGCGGCGCTGTCGAAACGGTTCGGGAAGCTGCCGCTTACCGAAGTGCTTAAGCCGGCGATAGAATATGCGGAAAACGGTTATCCAGTGTCTCCGACGCTGGGGAAGTATTGGCAAGCGGCATTTCAAACGTACAAAAAAACGCTTAAGGGCCCGGAATTTGCCAGCTGGTTTGCGACGTTCGCGCCAAACGGGCGCGCGCCGAAAATCGGGGAAATATGGGCATCCAAAGCGCATGCTAAGACGCTCCGCTTCATCGCGGAAACGAACGCGGAAAGCTTTTACAGAGGGGAATTGGCGGAAAAAATCGCGGCGTACTCTAAACAATACAATGGTTTTTTAGATATCGACGATTTAGCGGAATACGAAGTGGAATGGGTCGAGCCGATTTCTGTTCATTACCGCGGTTATGACGTATGGGAAATTCCGCCGAACGGCCAAGGGCTTGTCGCGTTAATGGCGTTGAACATCATGAAAGGGTTTGCCGTTCCGGAAGCGCCGACGGCGGAGACATACCACCGGCAAATCGAAGCGATGAAACTGGCGTTTGCTGATGGACAGGCATATATCACGGATCGCAAGCATATGGAGCATCGTGTCGAGGAATTGCTGTCCGAGCCGTTTGCCGAAATGAGGCGGGCGCTGATTGGCGAAGAGGCATTGCTTCCAAAGCCGGGAACGCCGCCAAAAGGCGGCACGGTCTATTTGGCGGTAGCGGACGGCGACGGCAATATGGTGTCCTTCATTCAAAGCAATTACATGGGGTTTGGCTCGGGGCTGGTCGTGCCGGACACCGGCATCGCCCTGCAAAACCGCGGGCATAATTTCTCCTTTGACGAAAATCATGTCAACCGGTTGGCGCCGCGGAAAAAACCATACCATACGATCATTCCGGGATTTTTGACAAAAGGGAACGAGCCGGTCGGGCCGTTCGGCGTCATGGGCGGGTTTATGCAGCCGCAAGGGCATTTGCAAGTCGTAATGAACACGATCGACTTCCATCTCAATCCGCAAGCGGCACTCGATGCGCCAAGATGGCAATGGATAGAAGGTAAAAAGGTGCTCGTCGAACACCATTTTCCGCATCATATCGCCCAAGCGCTGGAACGAAAAGGACACGAAATCCATGTTTCCCTTGATTCGGGAACATTCGGACGCGGTCAAATCATTTGGCGCGATCCGAACACCGGAGTGCTCGTCGGCGGAACGGAACCGCGCACCGATGGGGCGATCGCGGCATGGTAAAGGGATAAAAAACAATGAATCCATTTCAACTATTTCATGTCGGCATTCTGGATATGGGGGAGGCCTGCCGGTGCCTCCCTTGTTGATTAAGAAGTCGGCGAATGGCATAAATAGGCGGGTGATCATGGGTGAATTTGGTGTGATCGCTGCCGGAGTTCTGAAAAACGACTGGCATAAATAGACGGGCGATCATGGGGCGCGGACGTATAAGCGCTGGCGCACGTCCCATCTTGGAGCAGTTGCGGCGAAGCTTGCGGCTATATTCGGATGCCGCAAAGAAGGGATGGGGGGTTTTGCGGCCACCGCGCTTTCGCTTGCGGCTTTGATTGTTTTTCTTCAACGGAAAGACCCGCCAGAGGCAAAGCGGGTGGCCAACTGCATATGCGGCTGCTGTTTGCCCGCGATGATGACGATTGGCCTTTTCGCGGCTCCTGCTGCGGCACACGCTGTTTCTGCTTGTGGCGGTCTTTCTGTTAATTGGGAAAAAACATCGCGATGACGTTATGGCATTATCGTTAGGCATTAAAAAACGAAACCTGCCTTGTTGGGAAAGACAGGTTTTTCATGTTTAATCCACCGTAAACGTTATCGCTGCTTTGGCGTTCGGCCAGTTTTTATCTTCAAGCCACCACTCAAGCTTGTACTTTCCTTTTGGCAAATGAGAAAATGTCTCCTGAAAAACAAGCGATTCTCCCTGTTTTAACAGGCGTTCTTCATAAATTTGCGTAAACATTTTTCCTTCGCTGAATTGTTTCACTTTTTCCCCGTCGCGGAACAAAATGTAGTCATATTTTTTTCCGCTCGTAAATGTCACCGTTAGCACACGCTCGGTTTGATTTTTAACTGTGAATGTAACTACGTAGTTGTTGCCTTTTTTCTCATAGGTTAACGACGGCTCAAGCGCCCTGGCGATCATTTCGCGCTCTGTTTGCGGTTTTGTTTGCGAAGTGTCGTCTTTTGCCTTTGGCTGCTCTCCGCTGTTTGAGGCAAACAGCATGCTAACGGCCGCCGCTCCCGCGATCATGCCCGCCAGCCCGAGCGTCTTTCCTTTTCCCATCATCGTTTCCCTCCTTTCCTTTATGTTTATTATAGCCGTTCCTTTTTCACCTTGTTATAAGAACGAAAAAATGATGAAAAATCCTTGTCCTCCTTGATATTTCTGGTATATATGCCCGATTTGTCTAATAAAATGTTACAAATTGAACAACAACGAGAGTGTTTGAGGTGGGGATCGTTCATGACGGCACGGACGCAAGTTCTAGATGTTTCCCAAATGCACAAGTAGAAGAAATTTTCATCATCCGCGAGGCGAGTCTCATTTCACACTCCTCACATCCAACTTAGGGAGGGCGAGTGGTGTGCACGATTACATCAAAGAGCGTACGATCAAGATAGGAAAGTACATCGTGGAGACGAGGAAAACCGTTCGCGTGATCGCGAAAGAATTTGGCGTTTCCAAAAGTACGGTTCATAAAGATTTGACAGAGCGGCTTCCGGAAATTAATCCGGAACTGGCGCAGGAAGTCAAACAAATTCTCGATTATCATAAATCGATTCGCCATTTGCGCGGCGGAGAAGCGACAAAGAAAAAATATAAAAAACAAGCCATCAAAAATAACTAAGTTTTCTTCCTTGCGTCACACCTTCGTCGCAAAAATAGTATCATTCCCTTAACGCGATATGGTAAAATAATCAAATAGGAATGATTCGTTAGTAGTGGTTAACAGGAACGATTCGAGGGTAGAGGCAAGGAGGATTATATATGTTTTCGAGGGATATTGGAATTGATCTTGGCACGGCGAACGTACTCATTTTCGTTAAGGGAAAGGGAATCGTGTTAAATGAACCGTCTGTCGTCGCTATTGACAAAAATACGAATAAAGTGCTGGCTGTCGGCGAAGAAGCGAGGCGAATGGTAGGGCGTACTCCTGGGAATATCGTTGCCATTCGGCCGCTCAAAGACGGGGTAATCGCCGATTTCGACATCACGGAAGCAATGTTGAAACATTTTTTAAGCAAGCTTGACGTCAAAGGATTTTTCGCCAAACCGCGCATTTTAATTTGCTGCCCGACGAATACGACGTCCGTTGAACGGAAAGCGATAAAAGAGGCAGCGGAAAAAAGCGGCGGCAAAAAAGTATACTTGGAAGAAGAGCCGAAAGTGGCGGCCATTGGCGCCGGGATGGACATTTTCCAGCCGTGCGGGAACATGGTGGTCGATATTGGCGGTGGCACAACGGATGTTGCGGTCCTCTCGATGGGGGACATCGTCACCGCCTCCTCCATTAAAATGGCCGGGGATAAGTTTGACATGGAAATTTTAAATTACATTAAGCGGGAATATAAGCTTTTAATCGGAGAACGGACTGCGGAAGAAATCAAAATTAAAGTTGCAACTGTATTCCCAGGCGCACGCGATGAGGAAATTGATATTCGGGGCCGCGATCTTGTCACAGGCCTGCCGCGCACGATCACGGTCCGTTCTGCGGAAATTGAAAAGGCGCTGCGTGAATCGGTTGCGATGATTGTACAAGCTGCCAAAAGCGTATTGGAGCGCACTCCGCCGGAATTGTCGGCAGATATTATCGACCGCGGCGTCATTTTAACCGGCGGCGGCGCGTTGCTGCATGGCATTGATCAATTGCTTGCCGAAGAACTGAAAGTGCCGGTATTGATTGCGGAAAACCCAATGGACTGCGTTGCGCTTGGAACAGGAATGATGCTGGAGAACATTGATCGCGCGCCAAAGCAAAATTTGGTGTAGCTTTATCCATGAACAGAGCGGATGGATGGCGGGAAAGCGCTTGTTCGTTTTTTCCCCGCGACCTTATAATATAAAATCAGTTGCGTGATCATAAGTGAGGTGACCGCCCTTGTTGCGAGGTTTTTATACGGCGGCCAGCGGCATGATGGCCCAGCAGCGCCGCGTCGAGATGCTGACAAACAATATCGCTAACGCCAATACGCCTGGATATAAAGCCGACCAAGCGGCGTTGCGCGCATTTCCGGAATTGTTTCTTTCCCGTTTGGAGGAAACAACTGTACCGACGAAAGAAGCACCGCGTTCGTTTCCGTTCAATGCGGCGGTTGGCCCGATCAATACCGGTGTCTATATGCAAGAACTCATTCCGGATTTCCGCCAAGGGGACATCAAAGAAACGGGGCGGCCGACCGACATTGCCCTTATTAACGGTGCGCTCCCGGCCGCTGGGGGAACGCTGTTTTTCGTTGTGCAAAACGAAAACGGTGACATCCGCTATACGAGAAACGGCAATTTTACCGTGAATCCGCAAGGCTTTTTAACGACCAATGACGGATGGTACGTGTTGGATGAAAACGGACAACGCATCGC
Protein-coding regions in this window:
- a CDS encoding BsuPI-related putative proteinase inhibitor; this encodes MGKGKTLGLAGMIAGAAAVSMLFASNSGEQPKAKDDTSQTKPQTEREMIARALEPSLTYEKKGNNYVVTFTVKNQTERVLTVTFTSGKKYDYILFRDGEKVKQFSEGKMFTQIYEERLLKQGESLVFQETFSHLPKGKYKLEWWLEDKNWPNAKAAITFTVD
- a CDS encoding rod shape-determining protein, with amino-acid sequence MFSRDIGIDLGTANVLIFVKGKGIVLNEPSVVAIDKNTNKVLAVGEEARRMVGRTPGNIVAIRPLKDGVIADFDITEAMLKHFLSKLDVKGFFAKPRILICCPTNTTSVERKAIKEAAEKSGGKKVYLEEEPKVAAIGAGMDIFQPCGNMVVDIGGGTTDVAVLSMGDIVTASSIKMAGDKFDMEILNYIKREYKLLIGERTAEEIKIKVATVFPGARDEEIDIRGRDLVTGLPRTITVRSAEIEKALRESVAMIVQAAKSVLERTPPELSADIIDRGVILTGGGALLHGIDQLLAEELKVPVLIAENPMDCVALGTGMMLENIDRAPKQNLV
- the ggt gene encoding gamma-glutamyltransferase, with product MDYLHYPYPSRRMVTFAANGMVATSQPLAAQAGLDILKKGGNAIDAAIATAACLTVVEPTSNGIGGDAFAIVWTNGKLYGLNASGYSPKSISLEAVKERGYTEIPEHGWIPVTVPGAPAAWAALSKRFGKLPLTEVLKPAIEYAENGYPVSPTLGKYWQAAFQTYKKTLKGPEFASWFATFAPNGRAPKIGEIWASKAHAKTLRFIAETNAESFYRGELAEKIAAYSKQYNGFLDIDDLAEYEVEWVEPISVHYRGYDVWEIPPNGQGLVALMALNIMKGFAVPEAPTAETYHRQIEAMKLAFADGQAYITDRKHMEHRVEELLSEPFAEMRRALIGEEALLPKPGTPPKGGTVYLAVADGDGNMVSFIQSNYMGFGSGLVVPDTGIALQNRGHNFSFDENHVNRLAPRKKPYHTIIPGFLTKGNEPVGPFGVMGGFMQPQGHLQVVMNTIDFHLNPQAALDAPRWQWIEGKKVLVEHHFPHHIAQALERKGHEIHVSLDSGTFGRGQIIWRDPNTGVLVGGTEPRTDGAIAAW
- a CDS encoding M23 family metallopeptidase; this translates as MKEEEKKQISLKKRSLHRLFRKRWVFPAIYLTCGALVLAGAFWFQHKQEEKPRNDEYKYGETGISRQNDPAVPVNEAVENIAMPVLDPNSVEIQKPFYDYNASKEEQEAALVFYDHTYHPNRGIDIVRKDGKTFDVTAALSGTVTKAEKDPILGHVVEIDHENGVVTVYQSLADVKVKAGDEVKQGEVIGKAGQSQFNQEAGIHAHFEIRKDDKPVNPIDYIDKPLTALTKQQDGKETETEQNDAASTEEQTKENEPSSSDEQSQLNEEAPSTEQSTDEDATTPSDEQSYKTPDASIGMART
- a CDS encoding flagellar hook-basal body protein, whose translation is MLRGFYTAASGMMAQQRRVEMLTNNIANANTPGYKADQAALRAFPELFLSRLEETTVPTKEAPRSFPFNAAVGPINTGVYMQELIPDFRQGDIKETGRPTDIALINGALPAAGGTLFFVVQNENGDIRYTRNGNFTVNPQGFLTTNDGWYVLDENGQRIALPSEDFTVNADGTIVAGNARIARINIAFAANPNTLVKEGNGLFRSEAGMLPSALNNPNVTYTFKQGFVERSNVDLNRAMTEMLSAYRAFEANQKIVQAYDKSMEKAVNEIGRLK
- the spoIIID gene encoding sporulation transcriptional regulator SpoIIID; the protein is MHDYIKERTIKIGKYIVETRKTVRVIAKEFGVSKSTVHKDLTERLPEINPELAQEVKQILDYHKSIRHLRGGEATKKKYKKQAIKNN